One genomic window of Verrucomicrobiia bacterium includes the following:
- a CDS encoding glucuronate isomerase → MSVHLTSQNRAALAAKVEQLVQTTPVYDIHTHLYDAAFGDLLLWGIDDLLVYHYLVAEAFRYFDMPYQKFWSMSKTEQADHIWKALFIEHSPISESCRGVLTTLNRLGLDVKQRDLGSIRKWFAAQKPADYVTKVMGLAKVNRICMTNSPFDVLERPVWERGFERDPRFTAALRIDPLLLSWADSHEHLIEWGYIDSANLNEATIAGVRRFLADWSKRIDAQYVMVSLPPDFKYPDDGPCATLIEKAVLPHCREFNLPFAVMPGVKRAVNPQLHLAGDGMAKANMASYEKLFATHPDNKFLATVLSRENQHEVCVMARKFRNLHIFGCWWFTNVPFIIEEMTRMRMELVGLSVTPQHSDARVLDQILYKWEHSRKVIAKVLTDKYADLVETGWEPTPEEIERDVKAIFGGEFMRFCGKK, encoded by the coding sequence ATGAGCGTTCATTTGACATCCCAGAATCGTGCTGCCTTGGCGGCGAAGGTGGAGCAGTTGGTCCAGACCACGCCGGTATATGACATCCACACGCATCTGTATGATGCGGCTTTCGGTGACCTGTTGTTGTGGGGCATTGATGACTTGTTGGTGTATCACTATCTGGTGGCTGAGGCATTTCGCTATTTTGACATGCCGTATCAGAAGTTCTGGTCGATGTCGAAGACGGAGCAGGCGGACCATATCTGGAAGGCTTTGTTCATCGAGCACTCGCCGATCTCTGAATCCTGCCGTGGCGTGCTGACGACTTTAAACCGCTTGGGGCTGGACGTGAAGCAGCGGGACTTGGGCAGCATCCGCAAGTGGTTCGCGGCACAGAAGCCGGCGGATTATGTGACGAAGGTGATGGGGTTAGCGAAGGTGAACCGCATCTGCATGACGAACTCGCCGTTCGATGTGCTGGAGCGTCCGGTTTGGGAACGTGGTTTTGAGCGTGATCCCCGGTTCACGGCGGCGCTGCGTATTGATCCGCTGTTGCTTTCCTGGGCGGATTCCCACGAGCACCTGATTGAGTGGGGCTATATCGACAGTGCGAACTTGAACGAGGCGACGATCGCAGGTGTGCGCCGGTTCTTGGCGGATTGGAGCAAACGTATCGACGCGCAATACGTGATGGTGTCGCTGCCTCCTGATTTCAAATACCCGGATGACGGTCCGTGCGCGACGTTGATCGAGAAGGCGGTGCTGCCGCATTGCCGTGAGTTCAACCTGCCGTTCGCAGTGATGCCGGGTGTGAAACGCGCGGTGAATCCGCAGTTGCACCTGGCCGGTGATGGTATGGCGAAGGCGAACATGGCTTCTTACGAGAAGCTGTTCGCGACGCATCCGGATAATAAGTTCCTCGCCACGGTGCTCTCGCGTGAGAACCAGCATGAGGTGTGTGTGATGGCGCGGAAGTTCCGCAACTTGCACATCTTCGGCTGCTGGTGGTTCACGAATGTGCCTTTCATCATTGAAGAGATGACACGCATGCGCATGGAACTGGTGGGCCTGAGCGTTACGCCTCAGCACTCCGATGCGCGTGTGCTGGATCAAATCCTTTACAAGTGGGAACACTCGCGGAAGGTCATCGCGAAGGTGCTGACGGACAAGTATGCAGACCTGGTGGAGACGGGCTGGGAACCGACGCCGGAAGAGATCGAGCGCGATGTGAAGGCGATTTTCGGCGGTGAGTTTATGCGGTTCTGTGGGAAGAAGTAG
- the sppA gene encoding signal peptide peptidase SppA — protein MLQEVVVEDSDASDKIVVIGVEGVITGAAIDHSGASMVDLIKEQLNRAGEDSRVQAVILKVDSPGGEVLASDDIYRAIEKFQDEHGKPVVASMGSLAASGGYYVSAPCRWIVANELTLTGSIGVIMSGYNYRGLMDKVGVVPLVYKSGKFKDMLSGSKKPEEIMPEENQMMQALIDETYGKFKKIVKEGREASNQENKGQGKALSSDWESLADGRILSGNQAYQAGLVDELGDWQVTVDRALKIANISDAKLVRYARPFTLGSIFGFSGQAQPQQTTIKIDLGVDAPKLKAGHLYFLSSSVLH, from the coding sequence ATGTTACAGGAAGTTGTCGTGGAAGACAGTGATGCGTCGGACAAAATCGTAGTGATCGGTGTGGAAGGGGTGATAACGGGCGCAGCGATCGACCATAGCGGGGCTTCGATGGTGGATCTTATCAAGGAACAGTTGAATCGCGCGGGTGAGGACAGCCGGGTGCAGGCGGTCATCTTAAAAGTGGACTCTCCGGGCGGCGAAGTGCTGGCCTCGGATGACATCTATCGTGCTATCGAAAAGTTTCAAGATGAGCACGGTAAGCCGGTGGTGGCTTCCATGGGGAGCTTGGCGGCTTCGGGCGGTTACTATGTCAGCGCACCTTGCCGCTGGATCGTGGCTAATGAACTGACTCTTACAGGCAGCATTGGCGTGATCATGTCCGGTTACAATTACCGCGGACTGATGGACAAGGTGGGCGTGGTGCCGCTGGTGTACAAGAGCGGCAAGTTCAAGGATATGTTGAGCGGAAGCAAGAAACCCGAGGAAATCATGCCGGAAGAAAACCAGATGATGCAGGCGCTTATCGATGAGACTTACGGAAAGTTTAAAAAGATCGTGAAGGAAGGGCGCGAGGCTTCCAATCAGGAAAATAAAGGCCAAGGAAAGGCTTTAAGCAGTGATTGGGAAAGTCTCGCGGATGGACGTATTCTCTCGGGTAATCAAGCATATCAAGCCGGACTGGTAGATGAATTGGGCGACTGGCAGGTGACAGTGGACCGGGCGCTGAAGATCGCGAATATATCCGATGCGAAGCTGGTGCGTTATGCGCGGCCGTTCACGCTGGGCAGCATCTTCGGTTTCTCAGGCCAGGCACAACCGCAGCAGACGACCATCAAGATTGACTTGGGTGTGGACGCCCCGAAGCTGAAAGCAGGACACCTGTATTTCCTGTCTTCCAGCGTGCTGCACTAA
- a CDS encoding zinc metallopeptidase: MNGIEIYLLCVIPPLLLGLYAQFKLNSTYKRYIQVPVGTGISGAQAAREILDAAGLQDMPIQEVPGHLSDHYDPIKKQLCLSSENYRGRSLAAVGVAAHEAGHALQHKASYAWLNLRMAMVPLTSIASSGAMVLFFLGFFLSLAKLAIIGIVIYSVIFAFQLITLPVEYDASRRAKVELARLGIVHPGEAAGVASVLNAAALTYVAAMVQSLMTLLHFILLARSSDR; the protein is encoded by the coding sequence ATGAATGGAATCGAAATCTATCTGCTGTGTGTGATACCGCCGCTTCTGCTGGGCCTGTATGCCCAGTTCAAGCTGAACTCGACATATAAGCGATACATACAAGTGCCAGTGGGCACGGGCATCTCGGGGGCCCAAGCAGCGCGCGAGATATTGGATGCAGCGGGACTGCAGGACATGCCCATCCAAGAAGTGCCGGGACATCTAAGCGATCACTATGACCCGATCAAAAAACAGCTTTGCCTGTCTTCAGAAAATTACCGGGGACGTTCATTGGCTGCGGTCGGTGTAGCGGCGCATGAAGCGGGGCATGCTTTACAGCACAAGGCGTCTTATGCATGGCTAAATCTGCGCATGGCGATGGTGCCGCTTACCAGCATTGCGAGCAGCGGGGCGATGGTGTTGTTCTTTTTGGGCTTCTTTCTGAGCCTCGCGAAGCTGGCGATCATTGGTATCGTAATCTACAGCGTGATCTTTGCGTTCCAGTTGATCACTCTGCCGGTAGAGTATGATGCGAGCCGTCGCGCAAAAGTGGAATTGGCACGCTTGGGCATCGTGCATCCGGGTGAAGCTGCGGGTGTGGCCAGTGTGCTGAATGCCGCGGCTCTGACTTACGTGGCAGCGATGGTGCAGTCTTTGATGACGTTGTTGCACTTCATCCTGCTCGCCCGGTCGAGCGACCGTTAA
- a CDS encoding Xaa-Pro peptidase family protein has translation MGRDETLLMVADSERDANMLYAVRMFVPDPFIYLRMNGRPVIVLSDLEIDRARKQAKHCKAVSYASIAQRLLNANGKKPSSAHVIKALLKEKRRSKVFVPGNFPHGLARQLRQLKVKVKVSKGPVFPERELKNAQEVKCVSAAVMMAEVGLAEGIQALKSSKIGKGNTLFLRGAPLTAEKLRSIIDIAVIQAGGIANHTIVSCGKLTCDPHERGYGPLKANQPIILDVFPKSQRTGYYGDISRTVVKGKASEALRKMYDTVVKGQDVAISKLKAGVRGVEVHQAVKEFFDGMGYRTGKLKGRMQGFFHGTGHGLGLEIHEAPRLSVNSEDILQAGHIVTVEPGLYYHDIGGVRIEDDLLVTAHGARNLTKFEKILEV, from the coding sequence ATGGGACGGGACGAAACGCTGCTGATGGTGGCTGATAGTGAGCGTGACGCGAACATGCTTTATGCCGTGCGCATGTTCGTGCCGGACCCTTTTATTTATCTGCGGATGAACGGGCGGCCGGTGATCGTGTTGAGCGATCTTGAGATCGACCGGGCTCGCAAACAGGCCAAGCATTGCAAGGCGGTTTCTTATGCGTCGATTGCGCAGAGGCTACTAAATGCCAACGGCAAGAAGCCTTCTTCGGCGCATGTCATCAAGGCTCTGCTGAAGGAAAAGCGACGCAGCAAGGTCTTTGTGCCGGGGAATTTTCCACATGGTCTGGCGCGACAGTTGCGTCAGCTCAAGGTGAAGGTGAAGGTATCCAAAGGGCCGGTTTTTCCTGAGCGAGAATTGAAGAATGCGCAGGAGGTGAAGTGTGTCAGTGCAGCCGTGATGATGGCAGAGGTGGGATTGGCGGAAGGGATTCAAGCGCTCAAGTCTTCCAAGATCGGCAAGGGAAACACATTGTTCCTGCGCGGAGCTCCGCTTACGGCAGAGAAGTTGCGGTCCATCATTGATATCGCGGTCATTCAGGCAGGTGGGATCGCGAATCATACAATCGTTTCTTGCGGGAAGCTGACGTGTGATCCGCATGAGCGCGGGTATGGACCGTTGAAGGCGAATCAGCCGATCATTTTGGATGTGTTCCCGAAATCACAGCGGACGGGTTACTATGGCGACATCTCGCGGACGGTGGTGAAGGGCAAGGCGAGCGAGGCGCTGCGCAAGATGTATGATACGGTGGTGAAGGGGCAAGATGTGGCCATCAGTAAACTTAAAGCAGGGGTGCGAGGGGTGGAGGTGCATCAGGCAGTGAAAGAGTTCTTTGATGGGATGGGGTATCGCACGGGCAAGTTAAAAGGGCGGATGCAGGGGTTTTTCCACGGCACGGGGCATGGTTTGGGATTGGAGATCCATGAGGCACCCCGGCTCTCCGTGAATTCAGAGGATATTTTGCAAGCGGGCCATATCGTTACCGTGGAGCCTGGGTTATATTACCACGACATTGGTGGGGTGCGTATCGAGGACGATCTGCTGGTGACTGCCCATGGGGCCAGGAATTTGACCAAGTTTGAAAAGATTTTAGAGGTGTGA
- a CDS encoding DNA glycosylase, with the protein MNATRFPVKDYDVAATLASGQAFRWRLVDGAWEGVISRRWVRVSLERESIMVTTAEAQESWVWLEDYLQTSVVLSEVIAKFPDDVPMCESVAACHGLRLLKQEPWECLASFILSSTKQIVQIQQIVELLCVRYGEKVARAGGQAPVYAFPTAERLAQCTEAELRESKMGFRAKYLLAAAQAVASGKLDLESLRKLSCAEAREKLMELPGVGRKIADCVLLFAYGFQEAFPVDVWVLKALQQLYFPKRRASAKRLAKFTATYFGPYSGYAQQYLFHYMRTQIGRTGKKAK; encoded by the coding sequence ATGAATGCGACGCGCTTTCCGGTAAAGGATTATGATGTGGCCGCGACGCTGGCTTCCGGGCAGGCGTTTCGCTGGCGGTTGGTAGATGGTGCTTGGGAAGGGGTGATCTCGCGGCGATGGGTAAGGGTTTCGCTGGAGCGAGAGAGCATCATGGTCACGACGGCGGAAGCGCAGGAGAGTTGGGTGTGGCTGGAGGATTATTTGCAGACATCCGTGGTGCTCTCCGAGGTGATCGCCAAGTTTCCCGATGATGTGCCGATGTGCGAATCGGTGGCGGCGTGTCATGGGTTGAGGTTACTTAAGCAAGAGCCTTGGGAATGTCTGGCGTCGTTCATTCTATCGTCCACGAAACAGATCGTGCAGATACAGCAGATCGTGGAACTGCTGTGTGTTCGGTATGGAGAGAAGGTGGCCAGGGCTGGCGGGCAGGCACCGGTGTACGCATTTCCGACGGCGGAGCGATTGGCGCAATGCACGGAGGCGGAATTGCGGGAATCGAAGATGGGATTTCGCGCGAAGTATTTGCTGGCCGCAGCACAGGCGGTGGCGAGTGGTAAATTGGATTTGGAATCGCTGCGCAAGCTGTCCTGTGCGGAGGCGCGGGAGAAGTTGATGGAGTTGCCGGGTGTGGGACGGAAAATCGCGGATTGCGTGCTGCTCTTCGCGTATGGATTTCAAGAGGCGTTCCCGGTGGATGTGTGGGTGTTGAAGGCGCTGCAGCAGCTTTATTTTCCAAAACGTCGCGCTTCGGCAAAGCGGTTGGCGAAATTCACGGCGACGTATTTCGGGCCATACAGCGGTTACGCGCAGCAGTATCTTTTTCACTACATGCGCACGCAAATAGGTCGCACGGGAAAGAAAGCGAAATGA
- a CDS encoding glycosyltransferase family 39 protein: MDWLLALDRDLFRFGNEALSNPLFDAVMPFFSGNPFFVPVAILIGVLLLVKGGTRGRLCIFFLLLAIAIGDGVICKSLKEAIGRPRPFNDIEETIMRVGKGGSGSMPSSHAANWFAGLMVFWLFYRKSWKIILPIACTVAFSRIYVGVHYPSDVIMGALLGAAYAFVIVHVIDAIWRLFAPKVFPLWYNKLPSLLLHDAGYRPQMERSPERCAELREKQWLRLAYVLIAVIFLARLGYHASGKIELTEDEAYQWQWAKHPALAYYSKPPMIAYTQWLGTSIFGDNELGVRFFSSLLAALMAVMLLRFFHRELGLRAALWAALLPLCMPLVTVGSILMTIDPLNVFFWMLAMFSGWKAVQTQSTKQWLLVGLWMGLGFLSKATALFQLLSWAVFFVLWKPARASLRTKGPWLALVINALASIPVLVWNAQHGWATVKHLENRSGLDRAWNFNPNFIIDFIVVEPLLFNPLIFIGIAWACFAFWKKDKGNQIMVYCFSMGAPLFLFYFLYTIRARVQPNWIAPSILPLLCLGIFYWENRWREGVRWFKPWLITAFFIGFIPLVLMHDTNLTGKLVGKDLPAKKDPLRRVRGAKELTQIVETARQDLMKEGKPVFIIGGHYGVTGLMAFYHPEAKQDVVKDPLVFYRWSDKAENQFYFWPSYKELRKGQNAIYVIVENSPQAPPQSIVDSFESVKDLGIHEVLYRGRVFHHIQMFECRNLK, encoded by the coding sequence ATGGACTGGCTATTGGCATTAGACCGGGATTTATTTCGATTCGGCAACGAGGCGTTGAGCAATCCGTTGTTCGATGCCGTCATGCCGTTTTTCAGCGGCAATCCTTTCTTCGTCCCGGTCGCGATTCTCATCGGCGTACTCCTGCTCGTGAAAGGCGGGACGCGGGGACGCCTGTGCATCTTCTTCCTGCTGTTGGCGATCGCCATCGGCGATGGCGTGATCTGCAAATCGTTGAAAGAAGCCATCGGTCGCCCACGACCTTTCAACGACATTGAGGAAACCATCATGCGTGTCGGTAAAGGTGGTAGCGGCAGCATGCCATCATCTCACGCGGCGAACTGGTTCGCTGGCTTGATGGTCTTCTGGTTGTTTTATCGGAAATCGTGGAAGATCATTTTGCCGATCGCTTGCACGGTGGCTTTTTCCCGTATCTACGTGGGGGTGCATTATCCGAGTGATGTCATCATGGGAGCATTGCTCGGCGCTGCTTATGCCTTTGTGATCGTGCATGTGATCGATGCGATCTGGCGATTGTTCGCACCAAAGGTGTTTCCATTATGGTATAACAAGCTGCCATCGTTGCTGCTGCATGATGCCGGATATAGGCCGCAGATGGAGCGTTCACCTGAGAGGTGTGCTGAACTGCGTGAGAAACAATGGCTGCGGCTGGCGTATGTATTGATCGCGGTCATTTTCCTTGCCCGGCTCGGGTATCATGCATCCGGGAAAATCGAACTCACGGAGGATGAGGCGTATCAATGGCAGTGGGCGAAGCATCCGGCGCTGGCGTATTACAGTAAGCCGCCGATGATCGCCTACACGCAGTGGCTGGGTACGAGCATCTTTGGCGATAATGAATTGGGTGTTCGTTTCTTTTCGTCGCTGCTGGCGGCGTTAATGGCGGTGATGTTGCTGCGGTTCTTTCATCGGGAACTGGGATTGCGGGCGGCACTTTGGGCAGCGTTGCTGCCGTTGTGCATGCCGTTGGTGACGGTGGGTTCCATCCTGATGACCATCGATCCGCTGAACGTGTTCTTCTGGATGCTGGCGATGTTCAGCGGCTGGAAGGCGGTGCAGACACAATCGACGAAGCAATGGTTGCTGGTAGGCTTGTGGATGGGGCTCGGATTCTTGAGCAAGGCGACGGCGTTGTTTCAATTGCTGAGCTGGGCTGTGTTCTTTGTGCTTTGGAAACCGGCACGCGCTTCTTTACGGACCAAGGGACCATGGCTGGCACTGGTGATCAATGCGCTGGCGAGCATCCCCGTGCTGGTGTGGAATGCACAGCATGGCTGGGCCACCGTGAAGCATCTGGAGAATCGCAGTGGGTTGGACCGGGCGTGGAATTTTAATCCGAACTTCATCATCGATTTCATCGTGGTGGAGCCGTTGCTGTTCAATCCGCTTATCTTCATCGGCATCGCGTGGGCGTGTTTTGCTTTTTGGAAGAAGGACAAGGGCAATCAGATCATGGTGTATTGCTTCAGCATGGGGGCACCGTTGTTCCTGTTCTATTTTCTCTACACGATCCGTGCGCGGGTGCAGCCGAACTGGATTGCGCCATCCATTTTGCCGCTGCTTTGTCTGGGCATTTTTTATTGGGAGAATCGCTGGCGGGAAGGTGTGCGTTGGTTCAAGCCTTGGCTCATCACGGCATTCTTCATCGGGTTCATTCCGCTGGTGCTGATGCATGACACGAATCTGACGGGTAAACTGGTTGGTAAAGATTTGCCAGCGAAGAAAGATCCGTTACGACGCGTACGAGGGGCCAAGGAGTTGACGCAAATTGTTGAGACGGCTCGCCAAGACTTGATGAAGGAAGGTAAGCCGGTGTTCATCATCGGTGGGCATTATGGGGTGACGGGCTTGATGGCGTTTTATCATCCGGAGGCGAAGCAGGATGTGGTGAAGGACCCGCTGGTGTTTTATCGATGGTCAGACAAAGCGGAGAATCAGTTCTATTTCTGGCCGTCATACAAAGAGCTGCGCAAGGGGCAGAATGCGATCTATGTGATCGTGGAGAACAGTCCGCAAGCACCGCCGCAATCCATCGTGGATTCATTTGAGAGCGTGAAGGATTTGGGTATCCACGAGGTGCTGTATCGCGGGCGGGTGTTTCATCATATCCAGATGTTCGAGTGTCGAAATCTGAAATAG
- a CDS encoding 2-phosphosulfolactate phosphatase produces MKQRTLEVLFTPAEFNALPARDLSQTVCVVFDVLRATSVMVTALSEGATGLIPVSTIEEAVGQYRMKPEFLLAGERHGLRITAAQSGGVDFILGNSPREFTAEKVKGRTIVTTTTNGTRALQACRGASEVLVGAFLNLDVVADRLMKEQERSVIIVCSGTGEEAAFEDTLAAGALCEVLLSSGFAGQVIDSAQITKAVYLQEKDDLLGAMQRASNGARLLGMPDLKEDVAFCLRRNAVPVVAGMEKDGVVRRLDML; encoded by the coding sequence ATGAAACAACGGACGCTTGAAGTTTTATTCACTCCGGCGGAGTTCAATGCGCTGCCTGCGCGTGATCTGAGCCAAACAGTGTGCGTGGTGTTCGATGTGTTGCGCGCGACGAGCGTGATGGTGACTGCTTTGAGTGAAGGGGCGACGGGGCTTATTCCAGTCAGCACGATCGAGGAGGCGGTGGGGCAATACCGGATGAAGCCGGAATTCTTGTTGGCCGGGGAGCGGCATGGATTGCGGATCACGGCAGCGCAGAGTGGCGGGGTGGATTTTATTTTGGGCAATTCGCCGCGTGAGTTCACGGCGGAGAAGGTGAAGGGGCGGACGATCGTGACAACAACGACGAATGGGACGCGGGCGTTGCAGGCATGTCGAGGAGCGAGTGAGGTGTTGGTGGGGGCGTTCTTGAATTTAGATGTGGTGGCGGATCGGTTGATGAAGGAGCAGGAACGGTCGGTCATCATCGTGTGCAGTGGGACGGGGGAAGAGGCGGCGTTTGAGGATACGTTAGCGGCAGGGGCTTTGTGCGAGGTGTTGTTGTCGTCGGGCTTTGCGGGGCAGGTGATTGATTCGGCGCAGATCACGAAAGCGGTTTATTTGCAGGAGAAAGATGATTTGCTAGGCGCGATGCAGCGGGCGAGTAATGGGGCGAGATTGTTGGGCATGCCGGATTTAAAGGAGGACGTGGCGTTTTGTTTGCGGCGGAATGCGGTGCCGGTGGTGGCGGGGATGGAGAAGGATGGGGTGGTGAGGCGGTTGGATATGTTGTGA
- a CDS encoding adenine phosphoribosyltransferase: protein MPSNAVSSSDLAAAIRDVPDFPKPGILFKDITPVLADAKLLAGAIDLLAGDFKPGQVDAVVGIDARGFIFASAVAVKLNAGFVPVRKKGKLPYKAHEESYDLEYGSNTVAIHIDAVKPGAKVLLVDDLLATGGTAGAAISLLQKVGAEILEVSFLIELGFLHGRKRLPNVPVRSLVVY from the coding sequence ATGCCGTCAAACGCCGTCTCTTCTTCGGATCTCGCCGCCGCCATCCGCGATGTGCCTGATTTTCCAAAGCCAGGCATTTTGTTCAAAGACATCACGCCGGTGCTGGCGGATGCGAAGTTGCTCGCCGGGGCGATCGATCTCCTTGCCGGTGATTTCAAGCCGGGACAGGTGGATGCCGTGGTGGGCATCGATGCGCGTGGATTCATCTTTGCCTCGGCAGTCGCTGTGAAGCTGAATGCCGGCTTTGTGCCGGTGCGTAAGAAGGGCAAGCTGCCCTACAAGGCACATGAAGAAAGCTACGATCTGGAATACGGCAGCAATACGGTAGCCATCCACATAGATGCTGTGAAACCGGGAGCCAAGGTCCTCTTGGTGGATGACTTGCTGGCGACAGGCGGAACAGCCGGTGCTGCTATCTCGCTTCTCCAAAAGGTCGGGGCGGAGATTCTGGAAGTGTCCTTCCTGATCGAGCTGGGCTTTCTACATGGACGTAAACGGTTGCCGAATGTACCGGTGCGTTCTTTGGTGGTGTATTGA
- a CDS encoding phosphatidylserine/phosphatidylglycerophosphate/cardiolipin synthase family protein produces MNMASECSLRWLRTGSEAFGVMVDMICGARQSVRLEMYIYRDDSVGQWVRDALVEAARKGVKVRVLVDSVGSQALDDEFWDVLRKAGAEVRWFNPFRLDRFAIRNHRKLLLCDDKIAMIGGFNIAEEYEGDGITRGWCDLGAVVTGKVIDELMRSFDLLYQIAEFRHARFKQWRKSRVGIGPGPICGDVLLNLPGTGHSSLKLKLNEALAKARDVRIISAYFLPTWKIRRQLQRIARSGGRVQIILAGKSDVLLSQTASRSLYRTLLQAGVEIYEYEPQILHAKLYMMDDCIYAGSANLDKRSLSINYELLVRTSDPVAVQQGREIFADILGYSRRVTLSEWKKSRSLWTRLWEKVAYVFLVHLDPYVARQQLRMLR; encoded by the coding sequence ATGAACATGGCTTCTGAATGCTCTTTGCGCTGGTTACGGACCGGCTCGGAGGCGTTTGGCGTCATGGTGGACATGATCTGCGGGGCCCGGCAATCGGTGCGGCTGGAGATGTATATCTACCGGGATGATTCGGTGGGGCAATGGGTGCGCGATGCTTTAGTAGAGGCGGCGCGTAAGGGCGTCAAAGTGCGGGTGCTGGTAGATTCGGTCGGTTCGCAAGCTTTGGATGATGAGTTTTGGGATGTGCTGCGCAAGGCTGGAGCGGAGGTGCGATGGTTCAATCCTTTCCGGCTGGACCGGTTCGCGATCCGGAATCATCGCAAGCTGCTGTTATGCGATGACAAGATCGCAATGATCGGTGGGTTCAACATCGCGGAGGAGTATGAAGGTGATGGCATCACACGTGGCTGGTGTGATCTGGGAGCAGTGGTGACGGGCAAGGTGATTGATGAACTGATGCGCTCGTTTGATCTGCTTTACCAGATTGCGGAGTTTCGTCATGCGCGGTTCAAGCAATGGCGGAAGAGCAGGGTGGGTATCGGGCCGGGCCCAATCTGTGGGGATGTGCTGTTGAATCTGCCCGGGACAGGGCATTCCTCGCTCAAGCTGAAACTTAATGAGGCGTTGGCGAAGGCGCGGGATGTGCGGATCATCTCGGCTTACTTTTTGCCGACGTGGAAGATTCGGCGGCAGTTGCAAAGGATAGCGCGTAGCGGGGGTAGGGTGCAGATCATTCTGGCGGGGAAGAGTGATGTGCTGCTTTCACAAACGGCCAGCCGGAGTTTGTATAGGACGTTGTTGCAAGCAGGCGTGGAGATTTATGAATACGAACCGCAGATATTGCACGCCAAGTTGTACATGATGGATGATTGCATTTATGCGGGCTCGGCGAATCTGGATAAGCGCAGCCTATCCATCAACTACGAGTTGCTGGTACGGACATCAGATCCGGTGGCGGTGCAGCAAGGACGGGAGATATTTGCGGACATTTTAGGATATTCGCGAAGGGTGACGCTTTCTGAGTGGAAGAAGTCACGGTCATTGTGGACGCGGCTTTGGGAGAAGGTGGCGTATGTTTTTTTGGTGCATCTGGACCCGTATGTGGCGCGGCAGCAGTTGAGGATGTTGAGGTAA
- a CDS encoding RNA polymerase sigma factor RpoD/SigA, whose protein sequence is MPPAIPARKKSVKRIAKPVASLATAAAVPSSPVQVVPPEPAKGQAPSADVDVEDVRPTPRKEQATPAPARERTTYDGDTAIKLYLREIGQVKLLTPQEEIELAAKIKKGDKKAREHMIKANLRLVVKIAHDYEGLGLPLLDLINEGNIGLMKAVERFDPAKGGKLSTYGAWWIKQSIKRALANQSKTIRLPVHLVDKISKMRRTAMKLQEELGREPTDEELAEELETTSSRVAAMRTAAIRPASLDAPISEDEDSNNYAEIVADENATSPYAQLEDKTVNSMLEEMVTKLDPREATILRFRFGLDGGTEKTLEEVGEKFGVTRERVRQIQNIALRKLRKMIEKLESKKK, encoded by the coding sequence ATGCCGCCAGCCATTCCAGCCAGAAAGAAATCCGTCAAGCGGATCGCGAAACCGGTCGCCTCACTGGCGACTGCTGCCGCTGTGCCTTCCTCGCCAGTGCAAGTCGTGCCACCTGAACCCGCCAAGGGGCAGGCGCCCTCTGCCGATGTGGATGTGGAAGATGTGCGGCCGACGCCGCGCAAAGAGCAAGCTACGCCAGCTCCGGCCCGCGAACGCACAACCTATGATGGTGATACGGCCATTAAATTGTATCTCCGCGAAATCGGTCAGGTGAAACTGCTTACGCCGCAGGAAGAGATCGAATTGGCGGCAAAGATCAAAAAGGGTGACAAGAAGGCGCGGGAACACATGATCAAGGCGAATCTGCGCCTGGTGGTGAAGATCGCCCATGATTATGAAGGGCTTGGTCTGCCGTTGCTGGATTTGATCAATGAAGGAAACATCGGCTTGATGAAGGCGGTGGAGCGCTTCGACCCGGCCAAGGGTGGCAAGCTCTCGACGTACGGTGCGTGGTGGATCAAGCAATCTATCAAACGTGCCTTGGCGAACCAGTCCAAGACTATCCGTCTGCCTGTTCATTTGGTGGATAAAATCTCCAAGATGCGGCGTACGGCGATGAAACTCCAAGAGGAGTTGGGTCGCGAGCCGACAGATGAGGAATTGGCTGAGGAGCTGGAGACGACATCCTCACGCGTGGCAGCGATGCGCACGGCGGCGATTCGTCCGGCGTCATTGGATGCCCCGATCAGCGAGGATGAGGACTCGAACAATTACGCGGAGATCGTGGCGGATGAAAACGCGACGTCTCCTTACGCACAGCTTGAGGACAAGACAGTGAACTCGATGCTGGAGGAGATGGTGACGAAACTAGACCCGCGTGAAGCGACCATTTTGCGCTTCCGCTTTGGTCTGGATGGCGGCACGGAGAAGACTTTGGAAGAAGTTGGTGAAAAATTTGGCGTGACGCGGGAGCGAGTTCGGCAGATACAAAACATTGCGCTGCGCAAGTTGCGCAAGATGATCGAGAAACTCGAATCCAAGAAAAAATAA